One window of Dysidea avara chromosome 11, odDysAvar1.4, whole genome shotgun sequence genomic DNA carries:
- the LOC136239228 gene encoding uncharacterized protein, with protein MAEVSINAISEGLKDLTISKSEIEPVGEEIGRGAYGRVFTVKYCGHICAVKEIHSILVEGVGEQEQKSVKEGFLRECHHCSVLKHPNIVRFLGIYYPQKDSKIPAMIMELMDESLTAYMKKLPKTALMRKGSILLDVAEGLSYLHALMPTVIHRDLSPNNILLKKGKGGVPVAKLADLGVAKVVKGDSRATRSKLTKAPGTVDFMAPEALQPIPVYGVKLDVFSFAGIVLFVCTHKWPTPTAQVLLDPETDKPIAFTEVERRQEYLDEMTGEAKGLRPLVESCLSNNPAKRPTIAEASKRIKESPPLLVALQTGCYEITWERCADLPSPMYDISAVLHDKKVYIMAGGVPDDDTHYHVYCYNITTDQWEQLPPPGHYYGILQMIDGKLTVIGGRDNVTKKRTNKVTTYINNRWTDHFPNLLRARNKPGVVSHSEYVIVAGGRRDEDTINDNIEILNTTQPSHWMMSTILLPEPMAAIYPTISDNKIIIVGYSISTGRTNRVYQLPVDIITSSTTTSNQPVQWMKLPSAPHNDTITIPNSHPPVIMGGHDLHYVTTSDVAMLDESTNKWNTVSSLSSPRFNVAVVPIDSDTILVLGGCTGGEDVAGAKAHSITTVEKGRATLTQRTAAINIPTEDTQCSIQ; from the exons ATGGCCGAAGTATCGATCAACGCAATCAGCGAGGGGTTGAAAGACCTTACAATATCCAAGTCTGAGATTGAACCAGTAGGTGAAGAGATAGGTCGCGGAGCTTATGGCAGGGTGTTCACAGTGAAGTATTGTGGACACATTTGCGCCGTCAAAGAGATTCACTCGATCCTCGTGGAAGGGGTAGGAGAACAAGAGCAGAAAAGCGTCAAGGAAGGTTTTCTTCGCGAGTGTCACCATTGCAGCGTCTTAAAGCATCCAAATATCGTTCGGTTTTTAGGAATCTATTATCCGCAGAAGGATTCCAAGATCCCTGCCATGATCATGGAGTTGATGGATGAAAGCTTGACCGCCTACATGAAGAAACTGCCCAAAACCGCCCTGATGAGGAAAGGCTCGATATTGCTCGATGTAGCTGAAGGTTTGAGTTATCTTCATGCTTTGATGCCTACAGTAATCCATCGTGACTTGTCTCCTAATAACATCCTGCTGAAGAAAGGCAAGGGGGGAGTCCCAGTTGCTAAGCTTGCAGACCTGGGAGTGGCTAAGGTGGTGAAGGGTGACAGCAGAGCCACAAGGAGCAAGCTGACCAAAGCTCCAGGAACTGTGGATTTCATGGCTCCAGAAGCTTTACAGCCGATACCAGTCTATGGTGTCAAGTTGGATGTGTTCTCCTTTGCAGGCATTGTGCTGTTTGTTTGCACTCACAAATGGCCAACTCCAACAGCCCAAGTACTGCTTGATCCTGAGACTGACAAACCCATAGCATTTACTGAAGTTGAGCGTCGACAAGAATATCTAGATGAGATGACTGGAGAAGCCAAAGGGTTGAGGCCACTGGTAGAGTCTTGTTTGAGCAACAACCCAGCCAAACGTCCCACAATTGCAGAAGCGTCTAAGAGGATTAAG GAATCACCTCCTTTACTGGTGGCACTTCAAACTGGTTGTTATGAGATCACATGGGAGAGGTGTGCAGACCTGCCCTCTCCCATGTATGACATATCAGCAGTCCTACATGACAAGAAGGTATACATCATGGCTGGTGGTGTTCCAGATGATGATACACATTATCATGTCTACTGCTACAACATCACCACTGACCAGTGGGAACAGTTACCTCCCCCTGGTCACTACTATGGTATACTGCAAATGATTGATGGGAAATTAACTGTTATTGGTGGACGGGATAATGTTACTAAGAAGAGAACTAATAAAGTTACCACCTACATAAACAACAGGTGGACTGACCACTTTCCCAACTTGTTAAGAGCCAGGAATAAACCAGGAGTAGTGAGTCACTCAGAGTATGTCATAGTAGCAGGTGGAAGGAGAGACGAGGATACTATCAATGATAATATTGAGATACTGAACACTACACAACCATCTCACTGGATGATGAGTACCATTCTCCTACCAGAGCCAATGGCGGCCATTTACCCCACCATCAGTGACAACAAGATCATCATTGTGGGGTACAGTATATCAACAGGCAGGACCAATAGAGTATACCAACTACCAGTGGATATCATCACATCATCCACCACTACCAGTAACCAGCCAGTTCAATGGATGAAGTTACCCAGTGCCCCTCACAATGATACTATAACAATACCAAACTCTCACCCACCAGTGATCATGGGTGGTCATGATCTCCATTATGTTACTACCTCTGATGTTGCCATGTTGGATGAATCTACTAACAAGTGGAATACAGTATCATCATTGTCCAGCCCCAGGTTCAATGTTGCTGTAGTCCCCATTGATTCTGACACCATCCTTGTCCTTGGAGGTTGTACTGGTGGAGAAGATGTTGCAGGAGCTAAGGCACATTCCATCACTACAGTGGAGAAGGGAAGAGCTACCCTCACACAAAGAACAGCTGCTATTAATATTCCTACAGAAGACACTCAGTGTAGTATCCAGTAA